CATCGCGGCAACCAGATAGCGGTGCGCGGCACCGGTATCCATCAGCGCGTCCAGCATCGAACGGATGCGGCTGCGCGGCGATCCGGCGGTGGAGGTGACGATGTCGCCGGCGGCGAAGACATCGTCGTACATCGTCTCGAGCAGGCCGGCGACGGCCGCGGCCTTGTTCTCGAAATAGAAGTAGAACGCCGACCGGCTCACCCCGGCGCGCGCGGCGACCTCGGCGATGTTGACGGCCTCGAAGCTGGTGGCGCGCAAGGCCTCGTCGAAGGCGGCCAGGATGGCGGCACGGCGTTGATCGCTGCGCTGGGCCGCGCGCCGGTCGGTCAGCGAACGGCGCAGCGCTCCCGGTTGCCCGGCGACATCCTTGCCCGGCTGCACGAGCGGGACATTATCCCCGCCGCTGACAACTGTCAACGATTCCCGACAGTTGTCAGCTCCGGTGTCCGCTCGGGTAGGTCCGCGGGGTGAACACCCGGTCACCGTGCCATTGGGTCTGCGAAGACCCGATGATCAGCAGGCAACGCATGTCCACCTGGGCCGGGTCCAACTCACCCAGCGGCACCACCCGCACGGTCTCGTTCGGGCCGGCCACATCGCGTCCGATGACCACCGGGGTGGCGGGGTCACGGTGCTCGAGCAGCAGCTTCTTCATCTCGCCCACCTGCCAGGTGCGCGTCTTGGACGCCGGGTTGTAGACCGCGATGGCCAGATCCGCGGCGGCCGCCGCGCTGACCCGCTTGGCGATGATCTCCCAGGGCTTGAGCCGGTCCGACAGCGAGATGACGGCATAATCGTGGCCGAGTGGGGCGCCGACCCGGCTGGCCACCGCTTGGGCGGCGGTCATCGCCGGGATCACCCGCACCGGCACATCCGGCCAGGCCTTGGCCTCCTCCAGGACCGCGGTGGCCATCGCGAACACACCCGGATCACCCGAGGACACCACCACGACGGCCTTGCCCTGCTGGGCCAGTTCGCAGGCCAGCCGGGCGCGGGCCATCTCGTCGGTGTTGTCGCTGGCGTGGCGGGTCTGTCCGGCGCGGGCACCGACCCGGTCCAGGTAGGGAAAGTAGCCGATCAGGTCGGTGGCGCCGGCCAACTCGCGCCGCGCCTGCGGGGTGATCCAGTCCAGGTCGCCGGGCCCGAGTCCGACCACCGCGACGCTGCCGCCCGGGCGCGGCGCGGCCGCCTCGCCGGGCAGCATCACGATCGAAAAGTACGGCACCGAGGTCTCGTCGACCTCGGCGGCGCTGAGCACCCGCTGCTGATCGGTGCTGGCCCGCTCCACGTAGAGCGCCCGGTCCAGCCGGCGGGTCGCCGAAAGCGCTTGCCGGACATCCGGGTACGACTTGCCCAGCTTCATGATGACGGCCGCGTCGGTATCGGCCAGACGCCGGGTGAGTTCGGCGGCGGGCAGCGTGCCGGGCAGGATCGTGAGCACCTCGTCGCCCTGCACCAGCGGAGTACCGGTGGCGGCCGAGGCCGCGCTGACCGACGTCACGCCCGGCACGATCACGGCATCGAAGCGCTCGGTGAGCCGGGTGTGCATGTGCATGTAGGAGCTGTAGAACAGCGGATCGCCCTCGGCGAGCAGGGCGACATTGTGCCCGGCGTCCAGATGCACCGCGATCCGCTCGGCGGCCTCGGCGTAGAACTCCTCCATGGCGCCGGCGTACCCGCCCGGATGGTCGCTGGTCTCGGTGGTCACCGGGTAGACCAGATGCTCCTCGACCTGACCGTCACGCAGGTACGGTTCGGCGATGCGACGGGCGATGCTGCGGCCGTGCCGCGCACTGTGATAGGCCACCACATCGACCTCGCCGATCAGGCGGGCCGCCTTGACGGTGACCAATTCCGGGTCGCCGGGGCCCAACCCGACGCCGTACAGGGTGCCCTTGCGCTGTGTGCTCATTCCTTCTCACTCGCAATCGCATTCACCGCGGCGGCGGCCATCGCACTGCCGCCGCGCCGGCCCGTCACCACCAGATAGGACATCCCGCGCGGCCGCGCGATCAGCTCGTCCTTGGACTGCGCGGACCCGACGAAACCGACCGGCCCGCCCAGCACCGCGGCGGGCACCGGGGCGCCCTCGTCGATCAGCTCGAGCAGCCGGAACAGCGCCGTCGGCGCGTTCCCGATCGCCAGCACCGCACCGCCGAGCCGGTCGGCCCACAGGTCGACCGCGGCCGCCGAGCGGGTGCTGCCCAGCGTGGCCGCCAGTTCCGGTGCGCGGGGATCGGCGACCAGCGAGACGACCTCGTTGTCGGCGGGCAGGCGGTTGCGGGTGATGCCGGCCGCCACCATCGACGAGTCGCACAGCACCGGCGCCCCCGCGGCCAGCGCGGCGTGCGTCCTGGCCACCACGTCGGCGGTGAAGGCGACATGGTCGGTGACGTCGACCTGGCCGCAGGTGTGGATGAGCCGGACCACCACGCGGGACACGTCCTCGGGGAAGCGGGTCAGATCGGCTTCGTCCCGGATCGTCGCAAACGATTGCCGGTAGATCTCCGCAGCGTCGCGGGTGTAGTCGAGCACGCCGATCACCCTACGGGTGGCGCTCCTCATAGCCGTCCCCGGTGGCCACCAACACCTGGGCGCCGACCGGGCTGCCACAGGCCCGCGGGCAACCGACGAAATGCCGGTGCACACCCGGGGTGCCCTGCCCCAGTGCCTGCCGCGCGTCGGCCCGCACATCGGCCAGCGACTTGTCACACCCGGGACTGCCGGTACAGGCGCTCACGGTCAGCCACGGCGAGTTCTCGTCGAATACCAGCCCCAGCGGGGCCAGCACCCGCAGCGACGCGTCGGCGACGTCCTCGGCCAGGTCGCACACCAGCACCGAGCGCCACGGCGTCACCACGATCGGCGCCTCGATGGCCGCCAGGAACTCCGCGGTGCGCGCCGGCAGCACACCCAGCGGCACCGCGGCGCCCAGCGCCACCCTGTCTCCGACGGGATCCGCCGTCTGCGGGATCCAGCCCACCGGCGGCCGACCGCTGTGAGGGGGATAGTCGTATCCCGCCTCGGCGGTGACCGTGAACCCGTCCAGCAGCACCCCGGGATCGTCGAGCTCGGTGACGCGCCACCGCTTTCCCCGGATCGCCTGGAAGCGGCGGGCGATCTCGACCATGGTGGGCACCGCGTCCTCGGCGGCCAACCGGACACCGGTGTCCACGCCGGCGAGTAACAGCGCCACGTCCTCGGCTCCGGCCACGACGCCGACGTCGGTGCGCAGCCCGGCCACATCGGCGCGTCCGTCGTCGAGGGAGAACCAGAACCGTCCCGGTAGGGCGGCCAGGGCAGGGTCGGCCTGCAGGGCGGCGTCGAGTTCGCCGACCCAGCCGCGGACATCGCGCAGTCCGCCGCTGCGCCCCGACAGTGGGGAGGACACGATGTTGCGGACCCGCTCATGGGTGGCCGAGGGCAGCAGTCCGGCGCCGGCGAGAGTCTCGGCGACCAGACCGGTTTCGGTGATGCCGCGGATCTGCAGGCTGCCCCGCGAGGTCAGCTCCAGCATGCCGGTGCCGTGCCGGGAAGCCAGGTGCGCGAGGGTCTCCAGCGCCGCCGCCGAGAGGACACCGCCGGGTAGACGTACCCGTACCAGGCCACCGTCGGCCGCCTGGTGCACCTGCAGCGCGCCGGGGCAGGCGTCCTGATCACGGGTGCGGCTCACGGGTCCACGGTAGCCCTGCGGTGCCCCGTCGCAGCCAGACCGGGGCGGTGACCGGGCACCGGAAAACGAGTAGTCCACTACCCGGTCCCGGGTCTGGGCCCGGTCCTACTGTTGCCCGGCATGGAGGCGCATTCCAGCGTCGGGTGGGTCCGCAAAGTATGTAGGAGGACTCGAAATGTCCGATCTCACACCACATCTGGTTCACCGGCCGCATCTGCCGCACCCGGATCTGCATCGCATCGCCGATGTGGTGCACCATGCCGGGGAGAAGGCCCATGCGATGTTCGAGCACGAGGAGAAACACGCGTGCCAGCGGTACCCGTTCATCGAGGACGCGCTGATGTCGCGGGAGATGGGCCGCCTCTAGATCAGCCGGCTGCGCCCGCCCAGGTCAACGGCGCGGCCACGAGCCCGGTGTGAGATCGGCCACAGCGCCGCGCGCGCTGTCGGCTCCGGCACAGAATGCGGGCGGCGGTGCTTGCGCGGGCTAGGTTTTCAGATAACCCGGTACCGCCGGTACCCCCTTTTGAGAGGAGGCGACGTCATGGCTTCACTGATCGCAATCGCACTTGGCGTGGTTCTGGTGATCGCCGCCATCTGCGCGCCCTATCAGGACTCCTGGTACGGCCGCTGGAGCCGTTCGGAACACTGACCGGCCGGCCACGGGAAGCCGCTGGTGAGGTAGAAATGGTCAGTGCCGAGTGTGCTGCTGCTGTCGACGTCCGATACCGATCTGATCACCGCCCGCGCCAGCGGCTCGGACTACCGATGGGCGAATCCGTCCCGGCTTGTCGACGATGACCTGAGCCGCGAACTCACCGAACTGCTCGACGGCGTCGACATCGCGGTGGTGCGGATTCTCGGGGGCTACCGCGCCTGGCAGGACGGTATCGACGCCCTGGTGGCCAGCGGGGTTCCCACCGTCGTGCTGTCCGGGGAGCAGTCGCCCGACGCCGAACTGATGCGGCACTCCACGGTGCCCGCCGGCGTCGCCCTGCAGGCCCACATCTATCTGGCCCAGGGCGGCGTGAAAAATGTGGCGAATCTCCACCATTTCTTGAGCGACACCCTGTTGATGACCGGCGAGGGATTCGAACCGCCGGTCGCCATCCCGACCTGGGGCGTGCTGGACCGCTCAGCGGCCGACACCGGCGCCGGCCCGACCGTCGCGGTGCTCTACTACCGCGCCCAGCACCTGGCCGGCAACACCGGCTACGTCAGCGCACTGTGCGATGCGATCGCCGAGGCGGGCGGGCGGCCGCTGCCGGTGTACTGCGCGTCGCTGCGCACCGCCGAACCCGAACTG
This region of Mycolicibacterium diernhoferi genomic DNA includes:
- a CDS encoding precorrin-2 C(20)-methyltransferase, producing the protein MSTQRKGTLYGVGLGPGDPELVTVKAARLIGEVDVVAYHSARHGRSIARRIAEPYLRDGQVEEHLVYPVTTETSDHPGGYAGAMEEFYAEAAERIAVHLDAGHNVALLAEGDPLFYSSYMHMHTRLTERFDAVIVPGVTSVSAASAATGTPLVQGDEVLTILPGTLPAAELTRRLADTDAAVIMKLGKSYPDVRQALSATRRLDRALYVERASTDQQRVLSAAEVDETSVPYFSIVMLPGEAAAPRPGGSVAVVGLGPGDLDWITPQARRELAGATDLIGYFPYLDRVGARAGQTRHASDNTDEMARARLACELAQQGKAVVVVSSGDPGVFAMATAVLEEAKAWPDVPVRVIPAMTAAQAVASRVGAPLGHDYAVISLSDRLKPWEIIAKRVSAAAAADLAIAVYNPASKTRTWQVGEMKKLLLEHRDPATPVVIGRDVAGPNETVRVVPLGELDPAQVDMRCLLIIGSSQTQWHGDRVFTPRTYPSGHRS
- a CDS encoding precorrin-8X methylmutase; amino-acid sequence: MLDYTRDAAEIYRQSFATIRDEADLTRFPEDVSRVVVRLIHTCGQVDVTDHVAFTADVVARTHAALAAGAPVLCDSSMVAAGITRNRLPADNEVVSLVADPRAPELAATLGSTRSAAAVDLWADRLGGAVLAIGNAPTALFRLLELIDEGAPVPAAVLGGPVGFVGSAQSKDELIARPRGMSYLVVTGRRGGSAMAAAAVNAIASEKE
- a CDS encoding TetR/AcrR family transcriptional regulator, which codes for MQPGKDVAGQPGALRRSLTDRRAAQRSDQRRAAILAAFDEALRATSFEAVNIAEVAARAGVSRSAFYFYFENKAAAVAGLLETMYDDVFAAGDIVTSTAGSPRSRIRSMLDALMDTGAAHRYLVAAMLDARAASSAVREIWDNAREAFVPPIAAMIDTERAAGRAPDGPAAAVLAGVLLELNDRLLERLILGGPRTRDDLVAGAETIWLHTIYGTVIGDQTS
- the cobG gene encoding precorrin-3B synthase; translated protein: MSRTRDQDACPGALQVHQAADGGLVRVRLPGGVLSAAALETLAHLASRHGTGMLELTSRGSLQIRGITETGLVAETLAGAGLLPSATHERVRNIVSSPLSGRSGGLRDVRGWVGELDAALQADPALAALPGRFWFSLDDGRADVAGLRTDVGVVAGAEDVALLLAGVDTGVRLAAEDAVPTMVEIARRFQAIRGKRWRVTELDDPGVLLDGFTVTAEAGYDYPPHSGRPPVGWIPQTADPVGDRVALGAAVPLGVLPARTAEFLAAIEAPIVVTPWRSVLVCDLAEDVADASLRVLAPLGLVFDENSPWLTVSACTGSPGCDKSLADVRADARQALGQGTPGVHRHFVGCPRACGSPVGAQVLVATGDGYEERHP